A stretch of Campylobacter gracilis DNA encodes these proteins:
- a CDS encoding 2-isopropylmalate synthase: MDKNKIIIFDTTLRDGEQSPGASMNTDEKIHLALQLEKLGVDVIEAGFAAASPGDFDAIEKIASAVSKARVCSLARALEKDIKAAGEAIKGAKLGRIHTFIATSPIHMEFKLKMQPQEVIKRAVESVQYAKSLCDDVEFSCEDACRSDMGFLKEICDAAINAGASTINIPDTVGYLYPDEITARIGEIVKLIGERAVVSVHNHNDLGMATVNSLAAILAGARQVECTINGIGERAGNAALEEIVMAIKTRKDKFAPLYTDINLKEIYPSSRLVASITGIEPQPNKAIVGKNAFAHESGIHQDGVLKHKETYEIMHAEDIGLDKNSLVLGKHSGRHAFKDKLVSLGYELSNEQIEIAFNKFKALADSKKDVFDEDIRELVNDEFVGAEKTYEVLVLSSNSCNKGHASTALTLRYKDEILSDSALGNGGVDAIFKAIDRISGISGSLKDYQVKAVSQGKDALAKVTVKVEFAGEGAIIGRGLDVDTMLASAKAYVAALNTYLDAKH; the protein is encoded by the coding sequence ATGGACAAAAATAAAATCATAATCTTCGATACGACGCTTCGTGACGGCGAGCAAAGCCCCGGAGCGTCGATGAATACGGACGAGAAGATCCATCTTGCGTTGCAGCTTGAAAAGCTGGGCGTAGATGTTATCGAGGCGGGTTTTGCGGCGGCGAGCCCGGGGGACTTTGACGCGATAGAAAAGATCGCGAGCGCTGTTAGTAAGGCTCGCGTCTGTTCGCTTGCGCGCGCTTTAGAAAAAGACATCAAGGCTGCGGGCGAAGCGATAAAGGGCGCGAAGCTCGGGCGCATCCACACCTTCATCGCCACAAGCCCCATCCATATGGAATTTAAACTCAAAATGCAGCCGCAAGAGGTCATAAAGCGCGCCGTAGAGTCTGTACAATACGCCAAAAGCCTATGCGATGACGTGGAGTTTAGCTGTGAGGATGCGTGCAGAAGCGATATGGGTTTTTTAAAAGAGATCTGCGACGCCGCGATAAACGCCGGAGCCTCCACCATAAATATCCCCGATACGGTAGGCTATCTCTATCCGGATGAGATCACTGCGCGCATAGGCGAGATCGTTAAGCTTATCGGCGAGCGCGCCGTAGTTTCGGTGCACAATCACAACGACTTGGGAATGGCTACCGTAAATTCCTTAGCCGCTATCTTGGCAGGAGCCAGACAGGTCGAGTGCACGATAAACGGTATCGGCGAGCGCGCGGGCAACGCGGCGCTGGAGGAGATCGTAATGGCGATAAAGACGCGCAAAGATAAATTTGCACCGCTTTATACTGATATAAATTTGAAAGAAATTTATCCATCCAGCCGCCTAGTCGCGAGCATTACCGGTATCGAGCCGCAGCCTAATAAAGCGATCGTGGGCAAAAACGCCTTCGCGCATGAAAGCGGCATCCACCAAGACGGCGTGCTAAAACACAAAGAAACCTACGAGATCATGCACGCCGAGGATATCGGGCTTGATAAAAACTCGCTCGTACTGGGCAAACACAGCGGACGTCACGCCTTTAAAGACAAGCTGGTATCTTTAGGCTATGAGCTTAGCAACGAGCAGATTGAGATCGCGTTTAATAAATTTAAAGCGCTCGCAGATAGCAAAAAGGACGTTTTCGACGAGGATATTAGAGAGCTCGTAAACGACGAGTTCGTGGGAGCCGAAAAGACCTACGAAGTGCTGGTTTTAAGCTCCAATAGCTGCAACAAAGGACACGCTAGCACCGCGCTTACGCTAAGATATAAGGATGAAATTTTAAGCGATAGCGCGCTTGGAAACGGCGGCGTGGATGCGATATTTAAGGCGATAGACCGTATCAGCGGCATTAGCGGTAGCCTGAAGGATTATCAAGTAAAGGCGGTCTCACAGGGTAAAGACGCGCTGGCGAAAGTAACCGTCAAGGTGGAATTTGCGGGTGAGGGTGCCATCATCGGCAGAGGACTTGACGTAGATACGATGCTAGCATCTGCAAAGGCCTACGTTGCAGCGCTAAATACATATCTGGACGCTAAACACTAA
- the hisA gene encoding 1-(5-phosphoribosyl)-5-[(5-phosphoribosylamino)methylideneamino]imidazole-4-carboxamide isomerase produces the protein MEIFPAIDLKQGCAVRLSKGEMQSAKIYSKDPCELAKKFEDLGAKWLHLVDLDGAFAGEAVNFKAIERIVKSTRLRVEVGGGIRDEARIKEYLNLGVDRFILGSAALKNRDFVRRMTKLYRIVVGIDAKDGLVATEGWAELSRVKATDLARDYADAGVCAIICTDISRDGMLSGVNVEFSRSIAKASGIDTIASGGVKDINDIIALKNAELIAGVIVGKAYYEGTLDLKKAFEAL, from the coding sequence ATGGAGATTTTCCCTGCGATCGATCTGAAACAAGGATGCGCCGTGCGCCTTAGCAAGGGCGAGATGCAAAGCGCAAAAATTTATTCCAAAGACCCCTGCGAGCTAGCCAAAAAATTTGAAGATCTCGGCGCTAAATGGCTGCATCTGGTTGATCTCGACGGCGCATTTGCGGGCGAGGCGGTAAATTTTAAAGCGATCGAGCGGATCGTAAAAAGCACTCGCCTGCGCGTCGAAGTGGGCGGCGGCATTCGCGACGAAGCGCGCATAAAGGAGTATTTGAACTTAGGCGTCGATAGATTTATCCTGGGCTCGGCGGCGCTTAAAAATAGAGATTTCGTAAGGAGAATGACGAAGCTTTACCGTATCGTCGTGGGCATAGACGCAAAAGACGGGCTCGTAGCGACCGAGGGCTGGGCGGAGCTAAGCCGCGTAAAAGCGACCGACCTGGCTCGAGACTACGCGGATGCGGGCGTTTGCGCGATCATCTGCACCGACATATCGCGCGACGGGATGCTAAGCGGCGTAAACGTAGAATTTAGCCGCTCTATCGCGAAAGCTAGCGGTATCGATACTATCGCAAGCGGCGGCGTGAAAGATATAAACGACATAATTGCGCTTAAAAACGCGGAGCTCATCGCGGGCGTCATCGTCGGCAAGGCATATTACGAGGGCACGCTCGATCTTAAAAAGGCGTTTGAGGCTCTATAA
- a CDS encoding IS1595-like element ISCagr1 family transposase yields MMRSMKNKYIYRSRISQKKFREILKYFAEDIEATKIANLTGISRISINKILKSIRVLISQECENISKFSGEIEIDESYFGAKRVRGKRGRGASGKQPVFGMLKRDGKVYTQIVKNCSANELIPILSQFSELDSSTIYSDCWKAYDGLVDYGAKAHYRVKHSKNEFANGKNHINGIENFWGYAKHRLSKFKGIKKENFLLHLKECEFRYNTKTIQENLYQKLLKLIRENPLKFN; encoded by the coding sequence ATGATGAGAAGCATGAAAAACAAGTATATCTATCGTTCCCGAATTTCGCAGAAGAAATTTAGAGAAATTTTAAAGTATTTTGCAGAGGATATAGAGGCTACTAAAATAGCAAATTTAACCGGGATTTCTAGAATTTCCATTAATAAGATTCTAAAAAGCATTAGAGTTTTGATCTCTCAAGAATGTGAAAATATAAGCAAATTTAGCGGTGAAATAGAGATTGACGAAAGTTACTTCGGAGCTAAAAGAGTAAGAGGTAAAAGAGGCAGAGGAGCAAGCGGAAAGCAGCCGGTATTTGGAATGCTTAAAAGAGACGGCAAAGTTTATACCCAGATAGTTAAAAACTGCTCTGCAAATGAACTGATACCGATACTATCGCAATTTAGCGAGCTTGATAGCTCTACTATCTATTCAGATTGCTGGAAAGCTTATGACGGATTGGTAGATTACGGAGCTAAAGCTCACTATAGAGTAAAACATTCAAAGAATGAATTTGCTAATGGTAAAAATCATATAAACGGTATAGAAAACTTCTGGGGCTATGCTAAACATAGATTATCTAAATTTAAAGGTATTAAGAAAGAGAACTTCTTGCTTCATCTTAAAGAATGTGAATTTAGATATAATACTAAAACTATACAGGAAAACTTATATCAGAAACTGTTGAAATTGATAAGAGAAAATCCGCTTAAGTTTAATTGA
- a CDS encoding 50S ribosomal protein L11 methyltransferase, translated as MKDFFYEMIVKSANASELFKNFAFELGVTCVEERGERFIIRDEEDPQNLKFAFEEFKKALARSLNLDADLQIEISKKPNVDWIEQYKKGVAPVAVGKFYVRPSWCERSQDCALIDLLIDPALAFGSGHHESTNMCLALLSELARDGMSALDVGCGSGILSIAMKKLGAKVSACDTDEQAVAATQQNAEKNGVQIDQIWLGSVSSLNERGSSAAAQPQFDLVVANIIADVILILSVDLKKALKPGGKLVLSGILEKYKDRIERAFSDLDFVQMKKQNEWLSFVYERKI; from the coding sequence ATGAAAGATTTTTTTTATGAGATGATCGTAAAAAGCGCGAATGCAAGCGAGCTTTTTAAAAACTTTGCGTTTGAACTCGGCGTTACCTGCGTCGAAGAACGCGGCGAGCGTTTCATAATCCGCGACGAAGAGGATCCGCAAAATTTAAAATTTGCGTTTGAAGAGTTTAAAAAGGCGCTCGCGCGATCTCTCAATTTAGACGCCGATCTGCAGATCGAAATTTCAAAAAAGCCTAATGTCGATTGGATCGAGCAGTATAAAAAAGGCGTCGCGCCCGTGGCGGTCGGCAAATTTTACGTCCGTCCGAGCTGGTGCGAAAGATCGCAAGATTGCGCGCTAATCGATCTGCTGATCGATCCTGCGCTGGCGTTTGGTTCAGGTCATCACGAAAGCACCAATATGTGCCTGGCGCTACTTAGCGAGCTCGCTCGCGATGGCATGAGCGCGCTTGACGTGGGCTGCGGCAGCGGAATTTTAAGTATCGCGATGAAAAAACTGGGCGCAAAGGTAAGCGCCTGCGATACCGACGAGCAGGCGGTGGCAGCCACGCAGCAAAACGCCGAGAAAAACGGCGTACAGATCGATCAAATTTGGCTCGGCAGCGTTTCAAGCCTAAACGAGCGAGGCTCAAGCGCAGCCGCGCAGCCGCAGTTTGATCTCGTCGTCGCAAATATAATCGCCGATGTGATTTTGATCCTAAGCGTGGATCTAAAAAAAGCGCTAAAACCGGGCGGCAAGCTCGTGCTGTCTGGAATTTTAGAAAAATATAAAGATAGGATCGAGCGGGCCTTTTCGGATCTAGATTTCGTGCAGATGAAAAAGCAAAACGAATGGCTTAGCTTCGTTTATGAAAGGAAAATATGA
- a CDS encoding FHA domain-containing protein has protein sequence MPKIDLNGDGVKTISRKNNKIYFDLDNNKFAENISWIDKNDGILINKTLITNSITNGSELFGNHTLLNDNSLTPNRFEALKEFANLNLLIV, from the coding sequence ATGCCGAAAATTGATTTAAACGGTGATGGAGTAAAAACAATATCGAGAAAAAATAACAAAATATACTTCGACCTGGATAATAACAAATTCGCAGAAAATATCTCTTGGATAGATAAAAATGACGGAATTTTAATCAATAAAACCTTAATCACAAATAGCATAACAAACGGAAGCGAACTATTTGGAAATCATACTTTACTAAATGATAACTCGCTAACACCAAATAGATTTGAAGCGTTAAAAGAATTTGCAAATTTAAATTTACTAATTGTATGA
- a CDS encoding polysaccharide biosynthesis protein, with protein MLLKPTKFSRFAFFLLGDIFISILSVYIAFLLRFSGDIPNEFYKGALLSASSLTAIKIFYFWFLRIYLVPWRFFGLYEARKLFYAHVMAALTFLILFFLASKIFNPFPRSVIIIDAAISFILIGGIRISKRMFLSEKKNITNNEPCIVVGATSKTFHVLKGMRQKYINYYPVGVVDGRPELVGTYCENYVVRAKSEIPQMIKDSGAKTAIIALALYPDELKQLYDELFAYGLKDIKLFSLLEDESKKIRDVSIEDLLARKPKDLDTKAIENFIKDKIVLVTGAGGTIGSEICKQCLKFGAKRLIMVEHSELNLYSINEATGADARNELKMINVVYRHELEEVFAEFHPEVVVHAAAYKHVPLCEFNPHLAVKNNVIGTKNVIDLSKKYGAKKVVLISTDKAVRPTNIMGTTKRICELYALNSNDAASDTQIVAVRFGNVLGSSGSVIPKFKRQIEANEPLTVTHPEITRYFMLVSEACQLVLQAASIAQGGELFVLDMGEPVKIADLAKRMLQLAGKEELGIKFVGLRPGEKLYEELLIDENDKSTKYQSIFVTHSAKYDLQELSSQIEELSECEDAQVADKLKRIVPEFSHRLNDMKGTA; from the coding sequence ATGCTGTTAAAACCCACTAAATTTAGCCGCTTCGCGTTTTTTTTGCTAGGAGATATTTTTATCTCGATCCTCTCCGTTTACATTGCGTTTTTGCTGCGATTTAGCGGAGATATACCGAACGAATTCTATAAAGGCGCGCTGCTTAGTGCCTCGAGTCTTACGGCGATTAAAATTTTCTACTTTTGGTTTTTGCGGATCTATTTAGTTCCGTGGAGATTTTTCGGGCTATACGAAGCAAGAAAGCTCTTTTATGCGCACGTTATGGCAGCGCTTACCTTTTTAATCCTATTCTTTCTAGCGAGTAAAATTTTTAACCCATTCCCGCGTTCGGTCATCATCATCGATGCGGCGATCTCGTTTATTTTAATCGGTGGGATTAGAATTTCAAAGCGGATGTTTTTAAGTGAGAAGAAAAATATCACGAATAACGAGCCCTGCATCGTCGTAGGCGCTACGAGCAAGACCTTTCACGTCCTAAAAGGGATGCGGCAAAAATATATCAACTACTATCCGGTGGGTGTCGTGGACGGACGGCCTGAGCTTGTGGGGACGTATTGCGAAAACTACGTCGTCAGAGCCAAGAGCGAAATTCCGCAGATGATCAAAGATAGCGGCGCCAAAACTGCGATCATCGCGCTGGCGCTGTATCCGGACGAGCTAAAGCAGCTCTACGACGAGCTGTTTGCGTACGGGCTAAAGGATATCAAGCTCTTTTCGCTTTTGGAGGATGAGAGCAAAAAGATCCGCGACGTATCAATCGAGGATCTGCTCGCGCGCAAGCCTAAAGATCTCGACACCAAGGCGATTGAAAATTTTATCAAAGACAAGATCGTGCTGGTAACGGGCGCTGGCGGCACGATAGGAAGCGAAATTTGTAAGCAATGCTTAAAATTCGGCGCAAAGCGTCTTATCATGGTCGAGCACAGCGAGCTTAACCTCTACTCGATTAATGAAGCTACGGGCGCGGACGCGCGCAACGAGTTAAAGATGATAAACGTCGTTTATCGCCATGAGCTGGAGGAAGTTTTTGCAGAATTTCATCCCGAGGTGGTCGTGCACGCAGCGGCGTATAAGCATGTGCCGCTATGCGAGTTTAATCCGCATCTAGCGGTCAAAAATAATGTCATCGGCACAAAAAACGTAATTGATCTGTCTAAAAAATACGGCGCGAAAAAGGTTGTTTTGATCTCGACCGATAAGGCAGTGCGACCGACGAACATTATGGGTACGACGAAGCGTATCTGCGAGCTTTACGCGCTAAATTCCAACGACGCGGCAAGTGATACGCAGATCGTCGCGGTGCGCTTCGGAAACGTGCTCGGCTCAAGCGGTAGTGTCATTCCTAAATTTAAACGCCAGATCGAAGCGAACGAGCCGCTTACCGTTACGCACCCCGAGATTACGAGATATTTTATGCTCGTCAGCGAGGCGTGTCAGCTGGTGCTTCAAGCGGCTTCCATCGCGCAGGGCGGCGAGCTTTTCGTGCTGGATATGGGCGAGCCCGTAAAGATCGCCGATCTTGCCAAGCGAATGCTGCAGCTTGCCGGCAAGGAGGAGCTTGGCATTAAATTTGTAGGTCTGCGCCCCGGAGAGAAGCTTTACGAGGAGCTTTTGATCGACGAAAACGACAAGAGCACGAAGTATCAATCCATCTTCGTAACCCACTCTGCAAAATACGACCTGCAAGAGCTAAGCTCGCAGATCGAGGAGCTTTCGGAGTGCGAAGACGCGCAGGTCGCGGATAAGCTAAAGCGTATCGTGCCCGAGTTTTCGCACCGATTGAACGATATGAAGGGCACGGCTTGA
- the hisH gene encoding imidazole glycerol phosphate synthase subunit HisH: MIGIVDYGAGNIQSVMNALSFCGAKFTLARSGEELLSCDKALLPGVGAFGEAMDRLRASGMDAAIKEFVASGRYFLGICLGMQLLFEQSEEFGARSGLGILPGRVVKFDKTKFNNREAESGSEDMKFRSDGVEPSEHGGQNFTCVESLKIPHVGWNSAHFIKHSPINVGLGEFEYLYFVHSYHVLCEREITLASTFYGYEFASAIWRENVFAFQPHPEKSHDAGIKIIKNFTEL; this comes from the coding sequence TTGATCGGTATCGTGGATTACGGCGCGGGCAATATCCAAAGCGTGATGAACGCGCTTAGCTTCTGCGGCGCTAAATTTACTCTCGCGCGCAGCGGGGAGGAGCTTTTGAGCTGCGATAAAGCCCTGCTTCCAGGCGTTGGCGCATTCGGCGAAGCGATGGACAGGCTTCGCGCAAGCGGTATGGACGCCGCGATTAAAGAGTTCGTCGCAAGCGGCAGATATTTTTTAGGTATCTGTCTGGGGATGCAGCTTCTGTTTGAGCAAAGCGAGGAGTTCGGCGCGCGCAGCGGGCTTGGAATTTTACCCGGTCGCGTCGTAAAATTTGACAAAACGAAATTTAATAATCGGGAGGCGGAATCTGGGTCCGAGGATATGAAATTTAGATCGGACGGGGTAGAGCCTAGCGAGCATGGCGGGCAAAATTTTACCTGCGTCGAAAGCCTAAAGATCCCGCATGTCGGCTGGAACAGCGCGCATTTTATCAAGCACTCGCCGATAAATGTGGGTCTAGGCGAGTTTGAGTATCTGTATTTCGTGCACTCCTACCACGTCCTTTGCGAGCGCGAGATCACGCTTGCGAGCACGTTTTACGGCTATGAGTTTGCAAGCGCGATTTGGCGCGAAAACGTATTTGCCTTTCAGCCGCATCCTGAAAAAAGCCACGATGCGGGCATAAAAATCATTAAAAATTTTACGGAGCTGTGA
- the atpE gene encoding ATP synthase F0 subunit C: MKKVLVLLFALCGAAFASEQLSAYTQIVSFSAITVAVVLGLAALGGALGMGNAASATLNGIARNPSVASKLSTTMYISLAMIEAQVIYALVIAFILLFANPFVTEGLAAAAK; encoded by the coding sequence ATGAAAAAAGTTCTTGTATTGTTATTTGCGCTTTGCGGCGCGGCTTTCGCTAGCGAGCAGCTAAGCGCTTACACTCAGATTGTTTCTTTTTCTGCAATTACCGTTGCGGTCGTTTTGGGTCTAGCTGCTTTGGGTGGCGCATTAGGTATGGGAAATGCCGCTAGTGCGACGCTTAACGGCATCGCTAGAAATCCGAGCGTAGCTAGCAAACTATCGACTACGATGTATATTTCGCTTGCGATGATCGAAGCGCAGGTTATCTACGCGCTAGTTATTGCTTTCATCTTGCTTTTTGCAAACCCTTTCGTAACAGAAGGTCTTGCGGCTGCCGCAAAATAA
- the pssA gene encoding CDP-diacylglycerol--serine O-phosphatidyltransferase: MEEEKGKLIYILPNFFTAASIFLAVISIISTIKGNFSAAIFYIILSLICDGLDGRVARLTHATSKFGVEFDSLADIVAFGVAPALLFYCAVGHDYGKVGSLVAALYVVFGAIRLARFNVTTGTYEPSVFIGLPIPTAAITMAFWIGIYLKYDLSKGFGVFLIIAMAALSFLMVSNIRFPSFKKISLKRPNAIKILVLLIVVFFSLLYLFRLEFPAVLTLVYIVYGLVRGALNLSAAKFHKKDKPEETAK; the protein is encoded by the coding sequence ATGGAAGAGGAAAAGGGAAAATTAATCTACATATTGCCGAATTTTTTCACGGCGGCAAGCATATTTTTGGCGGTTATCAGCATAATTTCTACGATCAAAGGCAATTTCAGCGCCGCGATCTTTTATATCATATTATCCTTGATCTGCGACGGACTCGACGGCCGCGTAGCGAGGCTAACACATGCGACGTCGAAATTCGGCGTGGAGTTCGATAGCCTTGCGGATATTGTGGCTTTCGGCGTAGCGCCGGCGCTGCTATTTTACTGCGCGGTCGGGCACGATTACGGCAAGGTCGGCTCGCTCGTAGCAGCACTTTACGTGGTTTTCGGCGCGATTAGACTGGCGCGATTCAACGTCACTACGGGCACCTACGAGCCTAGCGTTTTTATCGGGCTGCCGATACCAACGGCGGCGATTACGATGGCATTTTGGATCGGAATTTATCTAAAATATGACCTTTCTAAGGGTTTTGGCGTATTTTTGATCATCGCAATGGCGGCGCTATCGTTTTTGATGGTAAGCAACATACGCTTTCCGAGCTTCAAAAAGATCAGCCTAAAGCGCCCCAACGCGATTAAAATTTTAGTGCTTCTAATAGTCGTATTTTTCTCACTTTTATATCTTTTCAGGCTGGAATTTCCGGCGGTGCTCACTTTGGTTTATATCGTTTACGGTTTGGTTCGCGGAGCTTTAAATTTAAGCGCGGCTAAATTTCATAAAAAAGACAAACCCGAGGAAACGGCGAAATAA
- the ftsH gene encoding ATP-dependent zinc metalloprotease FtsH — protein sequence MNNNPNNQPPQNGGGNNFFNKNPIGVFIIFALILIVVFKAISPSGGFDSGGVLGSVSGESRNVTYSELKSQIKNSQVSMVSIGSSTIKAQVGNVIYTAKRVDDPELVQILESRKIPYGAYNESNFLTDLLFSWVLPLVIFFGIWMFLANRMQRNMGGGVLGIGSSKNLVSAEKPKVKFSDVAGVEEAKEEVKEIVDFLKNPERYISLGAKIPKGVLLVGPPGTGKTLLAKAVAGEADVPFFSVSGSSFIEMFVGVGASRVRDLFDNAKKQAPAIVFIDEIDAIGKSRTAGGIGGGNDEREQTLNQLLAEMDGFGSESSPVIVLAATNRPETLDAALLRPGRFDRQVLVDRPDFDGRMAILKVHMRDVKFARDIDIEEIARLTVGFAGADLANIINEAALLAGREAKAEVEQKDLLEAIERVGIGLAKKSRRVSPIEKRIVAYHESGHALIAELTKGAMPVSKVTIVPRGLSAAGYTLNSPFENRYLHQRHEIFAEIDTFLAGRAAEDVFLGEITDGAGNDLQRATDMLKFMATQVGMTEALGLAVLEKQQYSFLNGGQSIKDYSEVTAVKIDEYVRKTLDERYAAVKETLRTYAPAIEEMVKALYEKETVSGEQIVEIISKFEKDNGMPTRLVRNLGANDDIESAKSEA from the coding sequence ATGAATAACAACCCAAATAATCAACCCCCTCAAAACGGCGGCGGAAACAATTTTTTTAATAAAAATCCGATCGGCGTTTTTATAATTTTTGCGCTTATTTTGATAGTCGTGTTTAAAGCGATATCCCCAAGCGGCGGATTTGATAGCGGCGGAGTGCTAGGCTCCGTTTCAGGCGAGAGTAGAAACGTAACTTACTCCGAGCTAAAATCGCAAATCAAAAACTCCCAAGTAAGTATGGTTTCCATTGGAAGTTCCACGATTAAAGCGCAAGTAGGCAACGTAATCTACACCGCCAAGCGCGTGGATGATCCCGAGCTAGTTCAAATTTTAGAATCGCGCAAAATTCCATACGGCGCGTATAATGAGAGTAACTTTTTGACCGATCTGCTCTTTAGCTGGGTCTTGCCGCTCGTGATTTTCTTTGGAATTTGGATGTTTTTAGCCAACCGCATGCAGCGCAATATGGGCGGCGGCGTGCTCGGCATTGGAAGCTCTAAAAACCTAGTAAGCGCCGAAAAGCCGAAGGTTAAATTTAGCGATGTCGCTGGCGTCGAAGAGGCGAAAGAGGAGGTTAAAGAGATCGTAGATTTCTTAAAAAATCCGGAGCGATATATCAGCCTCGGGGCTAAAATTCCAAAAGGCGTTCTTTTGGTGGGGCCTCCAGGCACGGGTAAGACGCTGCTAGCCAAGGCGGTTGCGGGCGAAGCGGACGTACCGTTTTTTTCGGTATCGGGCTCCAGCTTCATCGAGATGTTTGTAGGCGTGGGCGCTAGCAGGGTGCGCGATCTATTTGATAACGCTAAAAAGCAGGCTCCGGCGATCGTTTTCATCGACGAGATCGACGCGATCGGCAAAAGCAGAACCGCAGGCGGTATCGGCGGCGGTAACGACGAGCGCGAACAGACGCTAAATCAGCTGCTTGCCGAGATGGACGGCTTCGGCTCGGAATCAAGCCCGGTAATCGTCCTTGCAGCTACCAACCGCCCGGAGACGCTGGATGCGGCGCTTCTGCGTCCAGGCAGATTCGATAGGCAGGTTTTGGTCGATAGACCTGATTTTGACGGCAGAATGGCGATTTTAAAGGTGCATATGCGCGACGTTAAATTTGCTCGCGATATCGATATCGAAGAGATCGCGCGCCTTACCGTGGGTTTTGCGGGAGCCGATCTTGCAAATATCATAAACGAAGCCGCGCTTTTAGCGGGTCGCGAGGCAAAGGCGGAGGTCGAGCAAAAAGACCTGCTCGAAGCGATCGAGCGTGTCGGTATCGGACTGGCTAAAAAATCGCGCCGCGTAAGTCCGATCGAAAAGCGGATCGTCGCCTACCACGAAAGTGGTCATGCGCTCATCGCCGAGCTTACCAAAGGCGCGATGCCGGTATCTAAAGTAACTATCGTACCGCGCGGATTGAGCGCCGCGGGCTATACGCTAAATTCTCCGTTTGAAAATAGATATCTGCACCAGCGCCATGAAATTTTTGCCGAGATCGATACATTTTTGGCGGGGCGCGCGGCGGAGGATGTGTTTTTAGGCGAGATCACCGACGGAGCGGGCAACGATTTGCAGCGCGCTACCGATATGCTTAAATTTATGGCTACTCAGGTCGGAATGACCGAGGCGCTCGGGCTTGCGGTGCTCGAAAAACAGCAGTATTCCTTCCTAAACGGCGGACAAAGCATCAAGGATTACAGCGAGGTAACGGCGGTTAAGATCGACGAATATGTCCGCAAGACGCTGGATGAGCGCTACGCGGCGGTAAAAGAGACGCTAAGGACCTATGCTCCGGCGATCGAGGAGATGGTGAAGGCGCTGTATGAGAAGGAGACGGTCTCTGGAGAGCAGATCGTAGAGATCATCTCTAAATTTGAAAAAGATAACGGCATGCCTACCCGTCTGGTGCGAAATTTAGGCGCTAACGATGATATCGAAAGCGCAAAGAGCGAGGCTTAA